The Aspergillus luchuensis IFO 4308 DNA, chromosome 6, nearly complete sequence genome segment CCCAGTCGGCTGCAGTGACAATCTTGGACGACGTCCCTGTTGCCGtggcatcatccccaccctcgAGGATCTCGACGCCATCTTCGCGCTTGACGCCTGTCTGCTCTGACCCACTGGCCTCCGGTGCGCTCTGCCCCGCCGTCGTCTCTGTAGCTTCATCCACTGGATTCTCGCTGTTGCCCGGTACCACCAGGTTCGGCGTCATCGGTGGGAATTGCATCAGGAACAGCTGCCCCGCCAACTTGTCCTTGttgacatcctcctcctcctgctccttgtccttgtcctCCGTTGtactctccttctccttatcCTGGTCGTTGGCGACCACAGCAGGggcctctccctctgccGGGGTGGTGGTCTCCGATTTCTCAGGTTCAGGCTCCTTCTGGAAGAGGTCCTTGACAATCTCTAGGTCCTGCTCGTGTCGCTCGTACTCTTCGATATCCTCCTTCGTGCGTAGTAAACTCTTCGGGTCCTTCACGGCAGCCGGGATCTCCGATTCGGGCTGAGGCGTAGCTTCGTTCGACGGGGGTGTAATTTTCCTGCGCACCTTGACCTTCTGCACCGGCAGCAGTCCATCATCCGTCGTAGCTGGCTCCTCCGCATGCGGCACATCTGTCATGacctgatcatcatcatccgtaGGCTCAGACTTGACCTTAGGCTCTCCCTCCGTAGTAGCCgcggcatcatcatcagtctGCTGCACAAAGAgcgcgccatcatcctccttcgTCTgcgccttcgccttctccctCAGCTCCGCCGACTTGCTCGAGCTCGACTCCATATTGACACTGACCGTGCGCTCCTCATGCTCATGTCTCTCAACCCGAATAGGCCGCAaccccttctccgcatcagCATACTTGACCgccgccttccccttcttacTATCAACCATCATCTGCTCctgatcctcctcatcactatCCAAATTGATCTGGTCAATACTAATGCgcacctccccatcactcTCATCTGACGAGTAATCGCGAGTCCCCGCCGCCGTATTACCCAAATCAATAACCGACCGACTGCGTCTCGACATAGACGAATGTCTCGAATCATTTCCAAACCGTCCGCCTCTACCCCGACGCCCAGACATCCCCGATCCCAATGGCCCGCCCGCAGACCCCAGAGGTCCGCCACGCCCGCGCCCAAACCCACCGCGACCACCAGGACCGCCCTGGTCCCGGCCGCGCTGgatcgccgccgcctccttCAGGCGCTCGCGATGCCGCTCGGCTTCGAGCTTCTCAATAGCTTCTCGCTCCTCCTTGCTGCGACGGCCGACGGCGCGCGGCTTGTATTTCAGTGTAGGTTTGGCGGGTTCGCCTGGCGCAGCGGGCGCGCCAGGGGGTTTCGCAGCTGGTCCGATGCTGCCGGAGGGTGTGCGTTTCTTGAGCGATTGGAGGCGCTGGACGGGGGCTCGCCCGGAGGCTGATGGGCCGGGCGTGGGAGTCTGAGAGtcgccggtggtggtggcgctgGGCGCGGGACTCGCTGAGGCGGTTGTAGATGCATTGGCGCGGCTGGCTGCGCCAGCTGGTGCTCCTCGTCGGGGAGCACCTTTCGGAGGCATgatgggtggatgtggatgtggatgatcGGTGTGGTGGAAAGGGTGGGATTGAGTAGCGTTGAAGTAGTGTTAAAGTACGGACGAGCTGGAAGGGTATATAGAGGGTGGCTCGCCCGGAGgtagggaagaggaaaagtaGAAATGAAAGGCAAGGGAGAGGATTGGTAATGAAGTCgagtgaagatgaagatacGGAACTTTTTGGCAGGATCCGCGCCCGCTCGGCGttggagaaaaaaaggaaattagCGCCTCAGGCCGCTAATGCGGGGCAACGCCAGTCAGCCGGCGCTAACCCGATCCGGACATCACCTCAGATGTTGCTTCAATAATTCTGTCAATTAATGGCAGCCATTCACTGGATGTGATGGATCGCATTGAGTTGATATTGGAACAATGGGTCTATTCAGATGTAGCTGGATTAGGCTAACGACTTTCTATTCTGTCTATTGGCTAGCCTTATACTACCAGCTCGCTTACGAATCTGCTGTGGCTCATAaaattcaatatatatttcctatTGATCACAGTAGACCTCTTTGCAAGTTGAAACTCATCTCCAGTTGAAATCAGACGGGCACCAGCAAAGCCATTCAAAACACAACCAAGTAATCCAGATACATCCGCTCTTTCAATGGGGGCCTAAATGAGTGGAGGCGACCCCGGACCGTGGCCGCGAAAACATTGCAGCAACTAACGCCAAAAGACACGACTCAGGAAGCTCAATCAACCCGCTCAGCTCAATCGCTAGACTATCCATGAGAAATAACAGGCCAGGCAGAATGCAGACGGTAATGCGAACTAGGTTGGCGATCcgaggagagagaggtagagaggtagagagagaatgaaggGAGCGCGGCACTCGTGACTTCGATGCAAGATACAAAGAGAGACGTCGTGCACGATTCCGCCGGCGATGAAGGAAGGACATCCCAAGAGGCAGGCCGGCtcgggggagaggaagaagtattCAGTGATATGATGGGGGAGATTCGGAGAGTTTCAAGATGATCAAGCCAACGGTCCGCGTGGAAAAAACTCGttaaggaggggaaggatacAATGCACGGAAGAATGTCGATTCGTCTATGTTAAAAGGTGTAATATGTCAGGAGAAATGCAGCCATCCAGGCGCAGCTCATCAATGGTTCGGTACGACCGGTGTGggcgaaaaggaaaaggtgaGTTAGTGGAGCGAGAGGTCCGAGAGGTCATGGGCCAGACACAGCCATCCTCATTGCTGGGATTGGAATCCAGCTaacgcttgcgcttcttgttcttATCCACGCTAGCCGCCGTGGTCACCGGAATAGCGGCCACGATGGATTGCGTCTCGACTCCATTCGGAGTGGCGTCGAATGCTTTCTTGACAGGGACCCCCATGTGGCGACCATAGCGGCCTTTGCGACCGTTTCCTTCGTCTTCGCTGATGCACCCTTCGATGCCGATGCCAGCATCCTTGCATCGGCCGCAAGGGCGTTGCCGATCGCAGcccttcttgctcttccgGCATCGTTGGCAACGCGGCTTGGTCGACaagtcctcctcgtcggcggcgagctggtgctggaagTTGACGGACGAAGTCGAGGTTTTGCGGACCGGCACAGGGCTCATCATCTGCGGTGATACCGCCGTTTTCTGAGTCGCCGTGGTAGACGTCGCCTTGACTTTACGGGCGGCGGCCCCATTAGCCGCTGGCTTGCTGCTCTTATTCGGACGCACGGGTGCTGGCTTGGGCCCGCGCgccttggtggaggtggcagCATGGGTGGGCCGAgtcttcgccttcttggACTTGGGAGCGTCCCGGTAGAGCGTATCCTCCTCCATATCATGCCTCACCAAGGTGTCGTTCAACTCTTCATGTTGGTAATCCTCATCGTAGCCGTCGTAACTTCCATCAGAGCTGTCAAAGCTGGGAAGGATATCGTCCAGATGCTTGTGTGTGTGCTTGGTGGCACCGGGTGGGAGCATGGGGCTGGAGTCGAGCCGCTGCTTGGACCGAGCGGGcagatcatcgtcatcatcgctgTAGTCATCACCATCGCTGGTTGCGCCCGTCGACGATGCAGCATCGGCGGCACCGCTGAAGGCATCATCAAGCGTGGAGGCAGAAGTACGGCCATGCGAGAAATTAGATGCGTCTCCCAGACGAATCAATTGCATAGCAACATCCTCGTCAGAGATACAGCTGGCAATGGTAGGATccggggtggggaggatgcCCGGGCCGCCGCCCCGACCAGCCTGGTTGCTATACTGCCCACCAGAAGACTGGGTCGTGGCTCGGTCGCGCAGCCGGTGGCCATGCTCAGGAACCACAGGGGTAGCGTACACCGGATTGCGCACCGGATTGACGTTATAGATTTGCTCATTGTATCCATAGCTCTGTGGAGACGGCAATGGTTGTTGGTTGTATGGGCGCTGGGTGGGACGTGCGAAAGGTGAGATGGCCCCTTCCTGACCGATTGACCGGCGTTGGGGCGAGATCGACGACGTGGAGGTTGTAAGCGGGACCTGGGGAGGAACGAACAAAGGCAATTCCTGGAGAGGAGACAAAGAGAAAACGTTAGCAAGTCTGGATCACATAAAGACGGGGCACGACAAGATGCCTGCCACGAACCGAACTTTCAAACTTGGGCCGCTTCCGGCGGCCATCTTGGAGGATGTTTTCCATGCTGATATCTGAGCTGCCAAACTGCTCGGTTCGGGACTTCTTCGTCCCAGAGTAGCCACCCTCACTATCGCTATAACCAGGGGTACCCTCCTCGTGGAAGCTGCCATGAGTGCTCGAGCCTCTGCTCTTGTTGCCTACCCGAGACGACTGCTTGTTCTGGGATGCGCTACGACGGCTGCGACCAGACGGGGATATACTGCGTTTCCGAGCCAGCCGCGACGCCGGCCGAGAAGGTGGTTGGCCGTGTTCCAAGACCTGCGCCGGCGGCATGGCCGGCGGCATCTGGAAGGGCTCCCCTAAGCTGGGACGCTTGCGGGCATCGGCTGGAAGGTGCCCATAAAAGCGATCGCCGTAGCCCTCTGTGTACGCCTGGACGGGGATAACCCGCACATAAACAGTCATGTTGTTCCGTAGATTCTCATACCTGGCAATGAGGGTGATACCTTGCTCATCTTCGAAGCTGACACCGCTCGCAGCACCGTCGTAGATGCCGTAAAAATTCTTAACCGTAGTCACAATGGAATCCGTTGTGTCATGAGGATAGATCTGTACCCGCATCGGTATGCGGGCCCGGACCTTGGAGTTCTCATCGAGAAGTAGCTCAAAGGCGACGTTCTTAGGAACCGAGCTCCGAGGGGAGGGTTCCTGAGGCGGCGCACGATGGTCGGTGTAGGCAGGCGACTCCCCAGGGGCAGCATGCTGTTCGTAGTGGACAGCCTGCATGGTGGGAGAGTCTGAAGAGAGGTACTACCACACTGCTACTACATTGATGTATGAATCAATCGGGTGTTCGAATTCGGGTGGGAAGAGCGGTCCGGGCGAGAAGAGACAGAgggtggggggtggtgggagagggaatCAGGCAGAGACGGGGAGGAATAGGAGGGTATGGGCAAATTCCATCCAAACCTACCACAACAGAGAAACCAGAGGGGTTCAGTTGAAAGATGGACTACCCGCGACAGTTTTTATGGATGTGTTGGATGGCGACTCAAGAGGGTGGTCGGTGGGAGGACGACGGCACCTCAGTCGCAAGAGCCGAGAGCGACGggaaaggcaaagaaaaagacggtCGAAAAGCtggacaaccaccaccaccaaagtTAGCACGATGTGATGCAAAAGATGTCAATGAGAAAGGACGATGTGTAGAGAAGGGAATCCAGGTCTATTCGATGACGCCGAGACCTCCCCTGTCGAATCCTGATGGGATTGCAgattggggaggaggagagacgaCCCGAAACACTCGGAAGACGATGGATGGCATCAAAGACGTACCGATGGGAAATCAAACCTATTTGTGTAGGGTCGCACCCGAGTATCGGATCCGACGAGATGAGAAAGGAAGGATAGCGatggtggttgagggagtAGGAAGAGGGGTGGGCCGTGGGAGGTGAGTCGTTCTACCAAGCGCTTGGGTATGTCAGCGGTGGCATCACGCAGAGCCGAAGCGAGTCAGGAGAACCAAAAGGCCAGGAAAGGGGGAGATCGGGTGCAAAAGAAGATCAAAGTCATGCTAAACGATAGACTGGAACCTACCTGATAGATATGCACCAAAAAATCGAAGGGAAATGGTGGAGTGAGTGGGCGAGAAGAAGTCGGGTTGggtcgaagagaaggttgaggaggaagagagagagagagagagagagcagaaGAGGGAGTGGgcgctggatggatggatggatgtggtTTCACCCAAAGCGAGCAGAGGTGGCCTGGGTCGGTGACAATCCATCCTCTCGAATGCACCCTTTTCCCCCCACAGACTCCCCCGACTTCCTTCCAGATGCGAATTGATTCTCTATATTCTCTATTCCACCCTTTTTTCTATTTGCGCGTGGCTTTCTTTCATCGCAAAATCCTAAATCGCATTGCGTCCGAACGGACCGGCTTCTATCTGGATCTACGAGATCGGCGACTCTGCCTGGAAGGACTTCTGGCAAAAAATAACGTACAAAGTACCTGTCAAATGAATCGCTAAAACTACACTTTTATATTGCTATAACTTTTGTTCCAATACAACGCCAGTGTTGGGGTGAAAGGTGAGTGCAAAGTGCTTTTGGATCTCTGGAGTATCGGCCGGGTGTTGGCGCAAACGACGGCGACATTGTCGATCTGCGACCACAGAGAACAGGTGCAGGAGTACTTTTGGAACTGCCAATCTACGGACATTACAGGAACATACACACGGAAAGAGATACTTGTGGATTACGATcataattattatcattattactGTTACCATTTGAATTCTTTGTGCACCCAACGGAAGAGATGGTTGACCAGATGAAGCGGAGTGGCGTAGGGTCAAGGTTGGCTGGCACTTCCTCAGCGCGGCCACGTCGAATGACACCCCCGATCACATCCCGGCTGCGGAGAGCGAGTAATGGGACGCTTTTCTTCCCATGTCCGTCCCCATTTCGGGTTTAACTCCTGCGAAGATGGACATTCTCGTATCAGAATGGTTAAAGAATCAAGTCATAGCGAATGTTTTCAAAAAGGCGAAATAATCACTACAGACCAAACAAGCAGCGAAAAGATCCGAAGAATGTTATCCTGGGGAATAAGGTTGGTTCCCTATTTTCCCTACGTGGATGGGCATAAGACGCAATTAAAGACGACCGACCAACTGTCTCCGGAAAGAACTGAACTtgtcccccctcccctctcgcAGCGACCAATTCCCTCAACGCTGGTCGCGCAAGGTTCTTACCATGCTCAATGCTGCCATTCCATTACTCGCGGGGCGTAAGACATGCATGATGGTTTGGATAACCGGTTGAAAGGGCGATCGATGCTCCGGATCTCCATGTTGGggcaaaggaaaggaaatcTCCTACGGCGCAAATGTCCTCCTCCATGGCCTCaggctcatcatcatcatccattacCAGTATGTagactacttagtagtaatCAGTACTCCCTAGTAGTATCCAGACATCGCCAGCGCAGAATCCCGGAGAAACAACCagaccatcatcaccaccaccaaagaaaaaagcaaaggaaaTACTACTTAACGGAACAGCATGCAATGGAATGAGGGGAGGGCAATCCACCACACCCAACCATCGCTACCGGGGGATGGAGACGAGAACTGAATGAGATTAATTGGGCCAGGATGCTGCAACGACACAGAGCCAACAAGCCGACGAGCAACAACGCCCAATTGTTGCCTCGTTTCATGATCTGCGCCTGTCCAGACTCGTCCTTTTACCCCTCCTCGGAAAACGGTGGGCTACGTAAGGATCCCCGTCTTTCCTTCACCAACTTTCGGGCAGGCACAAGACTCTGTATGCTTTTGCGACCAGACTGACAGCTAAgatactcatcatcatcatctaacTTAGCACCTCCAATCCTATGGACAGTCATTTGGCTTCCTGTCCCGCGGGTCCCTAAATCGCATCTGCCAGGCCGGCCATTCCCATGTCTGCAAGGTCCAGTGCAACTTCGCAGCGGCCTGTGAACTAAACCTTCGGAGGGTTGGTTCCCTTTGACTGCCAATCCGCTGTTTAACCATGTCTTGCACGCTGTACTGGGGTCTCTACACAATCTCATCCTGGCCCCAAGCGATCGAATGAGAATGACTGAAGAACAACCAACTGGCGCAACAATGCCGTTAGCCGGGTGGGGGGAAATCAACTGGAAGGACTGCATTCCGTAGGGAAGCTAAATGAGAATGACAATGATAGgatcatatatatatctacgGCAAGATATAGGCTCTGtcgcttctttcccttctgtTTGTCAAAAGTTATATTCTTCAGTTCAAATTGAACACAATCCGATCTCGTGCGATCATTCCAATTGTAGAGTTTGAGAGTGTTCCTTATTGAGGCACTCAAAGCGGGGCCTGCTCCAGAGTCAATAACCAGTCCGGCCGGTGCTTCAATAGTCATCATAATTTTGCCCATTCATGCTAGTTAACTAAGTGGCTTTGCTATTGTTGTTGGTCAGCCGCCAGGCCAAACACACACCGAAACTTTGCGTATCTTCAATAGTCCGCTTTCACCGTTCGGTTGTCCGCGACACCTCAAATGGCGGCTGGTCGCCAGCAATCCCAGTGTTCATcctttccatcttctctctcttcctctacaATGTACAATGGATCACAGCATCAATCAGTGTGAATTTGCGACCATCGCATAACACATATCACCAATACTGGCTATTTCACTGATGGCAAATCCGGTGGAGGTCGGGACTTTTTCGCACACGACCATCGACAAACCCGCACTCATGAATCCCGCCGCCTCATGATAGGTACCGCCGGATCCGCGTCCCACAATGGGGGGGAAACTTGTGGCTTCCTGGCGAGGCTGGCATTTTGCGCGGGTGTAAACGGGACCCAAAGATCAGTCCAAAGTAAGTGCCAGTTAGAAAACCCGCAAAAAAAGCCAGGCCAAAGATACAAACTGTAAGCCTACAGGAAACATGGATTCCTCAAGTCATTGACGGGTTTGCGATTATCATGGCCCGTCATCATTGGCATTACCAGGTTCCAGCTGGAATCTCGACCCGAATGgcccatccactccatcctGGTCGAGACGTTTCGCTCAAAGACAATTAGGTGCCCTGCCATGCGACACCGGTGAGCCTGGTAAATAGTGCGATCGGAGGTCCTGGATAATCGGGTTGGTCGCAAGCTGAATTCAACATTCCGGTTGCTCCAACCTCCGCTTCAAGCGTCAAATCCCGGAGCAAAGATGGCAGCTCTCCCGCCCGTTCAGGGTCACGTGAATTCGCGTTGGGTGAAGGCCGGCTTCGTGTGACCCGGCGCGTCCAGGACCTGGGGGAATATCTACCATAATTGTCCACCACAACCGTAAGTATTAGCAGGAAATATTGTCGTTTTAGAATCGCAAAATAGCCTGCGATATAAAGTGCTTTTTATCACCAGATATAGCAGGGtttggaagagaaagatgggCAGTAAAGGAATTGATGTGCTGGTGGGAAGACGCGTTAGATGATGTCACCCGCTCTGGAGAGCAAGCAAACAGCGCAAACAGCGGCTGACCTAAGCATGCCATAGCAACCCCCGAAGCGGACTAGCGCGGGTGTTGTTGACGGTAACCAAGTAAGGAAGTGACCGTTTCGGGCAATGCTGGTGGTTGCCCTTGAGATTCAGTTCAAACTCAGCTTTTGTTTGTCCTGCCCTTTCTTCGTTGCTGGTCGCCCTGTCTTTGTCAATGTATTGGTGCTAGTCGTTGTCTTTcaaccaacctcctccctctcgtGGCAGCCAACCTTAACACTCAAACCTGGTCGAACTGGCGCTATCGCTCGAGCCCTTGGCGCGGTCTTGTGTTTGTTTGGGGTCGCATTTTTAGTATAACTTTAGCTGCGACGACCAACTCCTGCGCAGGGCGCAGAGAAGTAAACAACCACCCACCCTTCCCCAAGCTCCCCCAAACACGGTTCTCGAGGCTTCAGAGTATTAcctctcttcatccaagATGGATGCAAAGGTACGTTATCTTCCATTGCATGTCCTTCCTGCCTGGCAGCCGTCCAATCGGCTTATAAACATGGCATGCATGTTCACGGTGCTGCACGCGCACTGAGGGCTTAGCCTCCGATTATCCCTTCACCAAGGTCGCGACTTGGTTAATAACACTGAGCTGACGATATTTATGGCATTAGCCCCAGAGAATTCGCGTCCGTGGTGACGAGAATGCCCCCTTCCCTCTCGCAGCCAACAAGACCCTTACCCAGAAAAACAAATCCACGCCTGCCTTGTCCACCATGTTCCAGAACGGCGCTAACAAAGGTGCGGCCAAGCGGGCTGCTTTTGGCGATGTCAGCAACACGGCCAAACCAATTGCCGGTCGCGATGATATCTCCCTGGCGGGCAAGAAGCAGACCAAAGGGGCAGAGAAGGCGGCGTTGATCgtcgagaagaaggccagcCTGGCGCAGCCAGCTCAGCGGCCCATGTCAATGGCTGGTATGAAAGGCCTCTTGAACAATGTTCCCAACGCCAAACCCATTGAACCTTCCAAGCAAATCGccttgcagcagcaaacTGCAAATGCTAGAAAGATCTCAAACAAGCGGGCTACAGTATTCAAAGACGCGTCGGAACCGTCGAACAACAAATGCGAAATTACATCCAAGGAAACCAACACCGAACTCGAGGAAGGGGACAACAAGGCATCCCTTGCACAGGCGCCCGCAGCTGCGAAGCGGACCACTACGAAGGAGGAAGCTACACACAAAGAACCGAAGCCAGTCCTGGAAGACGCCGAAGAGCCTTCCATTGTGGACTCTGAGGTGGACGAGGCAGAGAAGGCTTTGctggaggttgatgatgatcattgCAAGGTCCAGGATCATAGCGAGGATCCCAAGCCCCGCGAGCTTCCCGCTGCGCCGGAGGTTCCTGAACCTAACCGTGTCGCGAAGGCTCATCGTGACTCTGCCTCGACCTCGCATGCACCAGCACAGTCGGAGCCGGAAGattgggatgaagaggacgagcatgaggaggaagatgggtATATCACTGCTCGCTCCTACCGCTCTCGCGGCGAAAATACCACCGGGGGTGCCACCACAGTGCTTTTCCCCAAATTCACCCAGCAAGTCCGACGCGAACTAGCTCTCGCGGAGCAGGTCGTGGAGGCCACACGGACTGAGGAAGACATTGAAGATGAATGGTACGATACAAGCATGGTTGCTGAGTACAGCGAGGAGATTTTCGAATACATGAGAGAACAAGAGGTACGTACTAAGTCTGGAGGAACCTGATCCTATGTAGTTTAGATACTTACATGGCCTACAGATCAAGATGCTACCCAATGCTCACTATATGGATAACCAAGCCGAGATCCAATGGTCTATGCGGTCTGTGCTTATGGACTGGGTCGTGCAGGTCCACTATCGGTTCTCTTTGCTTCCCGAGACCCTCTTTCTGTGTGTCAACTACATCGAccgctttctttcttgcaAGATCGTGTCCCTGGGCAAACTTCAGCTTGTGGGTGCCactgccatcttcatcgccGCCAAGTATGAGGAGATCAACTGCCCGTCCGTGCAGGAAATTGTCTACATGGTAGATGGAGGATATTCCATGGACGAGATTCTCAAAGCTGAGCGTTTCATGTTGAGCATGTTGCAGTTCGAGCTGGGATGGCCTGGCCCGATGAGTTTCCTGCGGAGGATCAGCAAAGCCGATGACTACGACTTGGAGACGCGCACTCTTGCCAAGTACTTCTTGGAGATCACCGTCATGGATGAGCGTTTTGTCGGAAGCCCCGCGAGCTTCGTTGCCGCTGGCGCTCACTGCCTGGCTAGGCTCATGCTGCGGAAGGGAACCTGGGTATGTCCTTGACCTGCTGAAGTTCGAAAGAAGTCGTCCTAACATGTTCCCAGACTCCCGCCCACGCCCACTATGCCGGATACACTTACACGCAGCTTCTCCCACTCATTTCTCTCATGGTGGAATGCTGCGAGAACCCTCGCAAGCACCACGGCTCTATCTACGAGAAATTCTCTGACAAACGCTACAAGCGCGCTTCTCTGTTCGTTGAGAACGAGATGAGAAAGGGGTTCATTGTCCCAGAGCAGGCCAGAGATAGCTCTTATTCCGATCGCAACGCATCAACTGAACCAGCGCCCTACTGGAAGCGCGCATAGCTTCTTATCTAGTCACTCACGCTGAATCCATCGACCTCTTCTAACCGCTACCACTTACAGAAAAC includes the following:
- a CDS encoding putative DNA-directed RNA polymerase III RPC4 (COG:K;~EggNog:ENOG410PTSM;~InterPro:IPR007811;~PFAM:PF05132;~go_component: GO:0005666 - RNA polymerase III complex [Evidence IEA];~go_function: GO:0003677 - DNA binding [Evidence IEA];~go_process: GO:0006383 - transcription by RNA polymerase III [Evidence IEA]), giving the protein MPPKGAPRRGAPAGAASRANASTTASASPAPSATTTGDSQTPTPGPSASGRAPVQRLQSLKKRTPSGSIGPAAKPPGAPAAPGEPAKPTLKYKPRAVGRRSKEEREAIEKLEAERHRERLKEAAAIQRGRDQGGPGGRGGFGRGRGGPLGSAGGPLGSGMSGRRGRGGRFGNDSRHSSMSRRSRSVIDLGNTAAGTRDYSSDESDGEVRISIDQINLDSDEEDQEQMMVDSKKGKAAVKYADAEKGLRPIRVERHEHEERTVSVNMESSSSKSAELREKAKAQTKEDDGALFVQQTDDDAAATTEGEPKVKSEPTDDDDQVMTDVPHAEEPATTDDGLLPVQKVKVRRKITPPSNEATPQPESEIPAAVKDPKSLLRTKEDIEEYERHEQDLEIVKDLFQKEPEPEKSETTTPAEGEAPAVVANDQDKEKESTTEDKDKEQEEEDVNKDKLAGQLFLMQFPPMTPNLVVPGNSENPVDEATETTAGQSAPEASGSEQTGVKREDGVEILEGGDDATATGTSSKIVTAADWGLSAGRVGKLNVHASGRVTMDWGGISFELDRATAVDFLQEALIVSTPPNAADEEFPDDEKKVWAMGQLSGKFTVTPDWGKML
- a CDS encoding uncharacterized protein (TransMembrane:1 (i44-64o)) — protein: MSFLHRRRNRARRLSLYLASKSRVPRSLHSLSTSLPLSPRIANLVRITVCILPGLLFLMDSLAIELSGLIELPESCLLALVAAMFSRPRSGVASTHLGPH
- a CDS encoding putative C6 finger domain protein (COG:S;~EggNog:ENOG410PG1A;~InterPro:IPR001138;~go_function: GO:0000981 - DNA-binding transcription factor activity, RNA polymerase II-specific [Evidence IEA];~go_function: GO:0008270 - zinc ion binding [Evidence IEA];~go_process: GO:0006355 - regulation of transcription, DNA-templated [Evidence IEA]), encoding MQAVHYEQHAAPGESPAYTDHRAPPQEPSPRSSVPKNVAFELLLDENSKVRARIPMRVQIYPHDTTDSIVTTVKNFYGIYDGAASGVSFEDEQGITLIARYENLRNNMTVYVRVIPVQAYTEGYGDRFYGHLPADARKRPSLGEPFQMPPAMPPAQVLEHGQPPSRPASRLARKRSISPSGRSRRSASQNKQSSRVGNKSRGSSTHGSFHEEGTPGYSDSEGGYSGTKKSRTEQFGSSDISMENILQDGRRKRPKFESSELPLFVPPQVPLTTSTSSISPQRRSIGQEGAISPFARPTQRPYNQQPLPSPQSYGYNEQIYNVNPVRNPVYATPVVPEHGHRLRDRATTQSSGGQYSNQAGRGGGPGILPTPDPTIASCISDEDVAMQLIRLGDASNFSHGRTSASTLDDAFSGAADAASSTGATSDGDDYSDDDDDLPARSKQRLDSSPMLPPGATKHTHKHLDDILPSFDSSDGSYDGYDEDYQHEELNDTLVRHDMEEDTLYRDAPKSKKAKTRPTHAATSTKARGPKPAPVRPNKSSKPAANGAAARKVKATSTTATQKTAVSPQMMSPVPVRKTSTSSVNFQHQLAADEEDLSTKPRCQRCRKSKKGCDRQRPCGRCKDAGIGIEGCISEDEGNGRKGRYGRHMGVPVKKAFDATPNGVETQSIVAAIPVTTAASVDKNKKRKR
- a CDS encoding cyclin family protein (COG:D;~EggNog:ENOG410PGIE;~InterPro:IPR036915,IPR006671,IPR004367,IPR039361, IPR013763;~PFAM:PF02984,PF00134) is translated as MFQNGANKGAAKRAAFGDVSNTAKPIAGRDDISLAGKKQTKGAEKAALIVEKKASLAQPAQRPMSMAGMKGLLNNVPNAKPIEPSKQIALQQQTANARKISNKRATVFKDASEPSNNKCEITSKETNTELEEGDNKASLAQAPAAAKRTTTKEEATHKEPKPVLEDAEEPSIVDSEVDEAEKALLEVDDDHCKVQDHSEDPKPRELPAAPEVPEPNRVAKAHRDSASTSHAPAQSEPEDWDEEDEHEEEDGYITARSYRSRGENTTGGATTVLFPKFTQQVRRELALAEQVVEATRTEEDIEDEWYDTSMVAEYSEEIFEYMREQEIKMLPNAHYMDNQAEIQWSMRSVLMDWVVQVHYRFSLLPETLFLCVNYIDRFLSCKIVSLGKLQLVGATAIFIAAKYEEINCPSVQEIVYMVDGGYSMDEILKAERFMLSMLQFELGWPGPMSFLRRISKADDYDLETRTLAKYFLEITVMDERFVGSPASFVAAGAHCLARLMLRKGTWTPAHAHYAGYTYTQLLPLISLMVECCENPRKHHGSIYEKFSDKRYKRASLFVENEMRKGFIVPEQARDSSYSDRNASTEPAPYWKRA